ACTAAGATGAAAGCCAGCGGGTCAGTTCAGGTTCAAGTCCTTGTTTTGGTCTCATGAATATAATTTGATGTGCAGAATGAAGTCCTGTAAGAGCTGAAGGAGAGCGCTGATCTGTGCGGTGTTTAAAAGATCCTGATTGGTTCCTTTAGGAATTCAAAGCGTTAATAAGAGGAAAAGGATTAAGACGCTTTGTTGCATGAACAGACGAAAGAACTTCTGAGACATAAGCTGGACTTTATGGCTGTGATGACAGATAAACCAGAGCTCAATGCACTGAATCACTTGATTTGATGATTAATTATAAACAAGTTATTTGTGCATTAATGCATTATGATTGCAGtgctgtgttgtgttgtgtcaGCTGAAGACTAGGAACCAAAAACTGAAAAAGAGGAATACCGAAAGAAATTATGGCAAATTGGCAATTATTAGtaccattgcatttatggctatgactgtgtactaactttactaaaATCAAGGCATTGCAATTgcataaattaatattaaagttTCAAAGAATAAATCAATTACAAATtatgcaaatatttatttagcacattgcactgtataaaataaaattcaaacTATAATGTTTAACTTGACCCTACTCATGTGTAGGAGATGTCACGGAtatgttgcttcagacaagcacggtttctgtcatcacaacatttcagttgtattgtttcggtgataaaagtctttcggccaaaaatcaaaaatgttttttgggccatttttagACGAATATTTGGTGCATCACTACTGAAGACCCGAAGCAGGAATCTTATTCACAAACTCCtgtctttgtttttatataagAGATGTTTGAATgtcgtgcatgtgtgtgtgtgtgtgtgtgtgtgtgtgtgtgtgtgtgtgtgtgtgtgtgtgtgaaatgtGATCATTGTAaatattgtctgtctgtctagtaCTAAGTTCTTGCTATACTCTGTAGATGAAATGGTTTTATAGATTGTCTAACAGCAGTGATTGGTTTAAGACTATACTGTATTATATTTCATCAATCAATAAAACTATAAATATCTCTACTGTGAACACGTCTGGTCTTCAGGATAGAAATCCTTCACATTATTGTCTTTACTCGGTTATGTTAATGAAGAAGTTTCTTATAAATTCAGCTTGATGACGTTCAGACCGCCAGTGAATTTATTGCTGTATTTTGTCCGTCTCTTCCAATGAGGTCGTCAGGGACGCTCCTAATTCTGTTtgtcataaataaatgagtaccatccactgCAGTAACTGATGAGAGACGAATCATGTGATCTCCACTACTTTACTTCATTAGTAGTCGCTCCAAAAAGTCACTCATGATTTGCATAAAATTCAACTTTTTCTGAACTTTATTATGTTGCTGAACACACCAACTTTATGTCACTGTTGCTTGTGTTGCTGGAAGTCtgcaagcttccattgaaatgaatgagatgaTGTCAGTCTAGTCGCTGGCGGTCTGAATGAGGCTTAGGTCTGTGAATGAATGACTCTTATTATTGACCGGTGTCAGTATCACATATATGAACATAATGTAATAAAGTCCTCAGTCCTTATGACCTTCATCAGTGATGTTCATGAGGACAAACAGTACTGTATCAACACGGCTCTTAGACATTCACTTTAAACTTTATCTGCTGTTTGCATTCACTTACTTTATTATTAAACTCtaacagtaagttactgtatgTCAACAATGGACACTTTTTGCTTAGAAACACGATGAGCTATAAAAGAGCAATCTCTGAATCATAATGTCTTCATGTACAAACAGCAGAAGTCCTGTTAGGTGAAATCTGTTTTAATGTCCTTGTTTAAAATCCAAAGCCGCTTTGTGATCAGGGCTGATGAAATGACTTTTACCATCCATAAACCTCTTGACTCTGATGAGATGAGCTCAGCATAAGAATCTATTAATTATTTGATAAAGGAGAATAAAATAAAGCAGGAggtgttttgtatttgtattaaagGCAGAAGTCCAGGTAAACTTTGAGATGCTTTCTACAAACCTGACTacaatttaagaaatattttaaaGCTGCATATAAAATACACTTGGATCAAAATCACACGCTTATACAGCTGTACCAACAACATCTGTATTGACATCATacttgtacacacacacacacacacacacacacacacacacacacacacacacgtctgcTTCATGAACACATTGTCATCAGACTGAACATGAGTCTATCAACAGTGTGTTAATGATGTTTTCTCTTTACACACGTGTGTATTATTGTACAGTCTTTATAAATATCTGTCAATAAACTTCTATGTAAAGTCTGTTTAAAACACCTGATCATTTATCATCGTGTATTTATATTGATGCATTTGCCAGTCGACTTACATTGCATTACAAGGTGtacattattacagtttttaccAATTACTTACCCACGTTTTCAAAACAAAGTCtccttttttcaaaactctacacacaattctcaaaactacacacacaaaatgcaaaGTAGCTCACATCTCCTTCAAAATGCAACACTGCATTCAAAATGCCACAAACACATGTCAGAATGAAGCATTTGCATCAAATGGCAAACACTTCTTTCATAGTAACACATTTTTGGATATAGCATGTAAACACTGCTGTTCAAAATCTAAAGCTCTTTAGTCTTTCATGTGCTTATATCTACATTTCAATACAATGTTCTACAGTGAAAGTAATCTGCTGAGAGGGGTAACAAGTACACCGGAAACACCAATGCAATGtagaaacagaaaatatttatcAGGCCAAATATTACTGTTGTATACAttagcatacaacaaaactataAACATGTAAACCAAAAGTATATTCTTTACAGTAGAATACAGTAAATTGTGTGTGGGGTCCTGGTCCAGGAATTGGCAGGTTGGATGGGTGCAGATTGCCAAAACAGGTAATCTGACCTTTAACCTATTTATAGGCCTATCTATACTACTGTAAAGTAAAGCAGTGATTGGTTAGTGATCAGTTAACCAATTAGTGTTTGCACATGTGaggagtgtgtctgtgtgacctGGTGAATAAGtgtagcattttgattggttgtgtTTGGAAAAGGAAAGCAAGTCACTTCCTcatagatctttgtgttttaggtagacaattgtgtgtagtgttttgaaaaaaagtgttttatgcaaTTGAAAACTGAGTCAAAGGCTGAGAAATAGCTTATGCTTTTTGAAGATTTGGCATGTAGTTTTGAACTTTAAGTGAGAGCTTTCAAAAATCGTGTGACACGAAAAGATTTTGTGTgtaagcaatcgtaaaaaaaaactgtattattTAGTGTTCCTATAGGATCAAACCCACAAGCTTTTGTACAGTATTATTAATAGATTATAATAAATGAATCAATAGTTCTGCTGTATGTCTACTCTGAGATTATATCCAGATCTTCTCTGTAAATATCATTAGTTCAGTCTGCATCATGTGTGCGTGTCTTTTACTCTCATAGTTTCACCTCAGGCCAAATCATTAATGGACACAGACAGTCATAAAACAAGTGAATTACTCTCTTTACCAGAGTACAGTTAACATGTTGACTCTGACATCTTacattacattacttttaaagaTTTGAACAAATATTCTTCTGTCTTATTTGTTGTCCACATGTTGGCGCTGTTTTGTTCCTCGTTGTGTAACAGATGATGAGTTCAGCTTTAGTTTTACTGGAGTTACAAGCTCGACTCTCTAACCAGAAGACTATAACTGACTGGATCAGAACCAGAACTGAAGATCCATTGacattatttgtgtgtgtgtgttagcagCAGTAATAAATCTCACGTTTCAAACTGAGCTCTGATTGGCTAAAGACACTGCAGTGGTGCATCTTTAAAGTGATGTGTGATGTGTTTACTACAGGTTTAATTCAACAAATGCCATCAGTCAGTGTTTtttagctacgtttacatgcaaccaaataatccattAGTAATCAGATTGATGGCTTAATCAGACTAAAAAGAAAATTCTAATTGAAAATTtcatttactttaaaatgttgATGCTTtagcacatactgtatgtaaactGTAGTAATTGTTTTTCAAATTAAAGTTTTTGAAATAATCTGTAAAACTGGAACTGATGTTAGATTTAAGAAATGTgttgtaataaatatatatatataatttgctGTAAGTTCTTTTCATTTATTAAGTTAAAATGATAACAAAACGTTTTGGCACCTTACACAAAGGTTAAATCTGGATTTGAAAGTGTGTGATTGTTTTTGTGATTGTTTGTGTACAGAAAACTCTGTGTTGCGACCAGAGGACATCTGGATGTTAGATGGTGATGACTCTATTACCCAGGAGTCTTTGTGTCATCCCAACAGACCTGATCACCTGGAGTTCCTGAGAATAACCCCTCCAGAGGATGACATCATCAGTGACACTCCATATTACCCAAAACTTGGAGTAACGGTGAGTAAATCAAGCTtaaacacgcacgcacgcacgcacacacacacacatatacacacaaacgcacacacacacaaacgcgcgcacacacacacacacacacacacacacacacacacacacacacacacacacacacacacacacacacacttctaagttaagccaatgtcagctgactccctagTGGTTGAAATCTCAAAAAACCCTTAagagagagccagacatagctCATAGAAGAtatattatacagtatatttaataCTACATTTAAAAATTTTATAATAACAAGTTAAAGGAAACGGTTGCTTGTCGCTGGGCAGACTTGGGTGATCCAGTAGCAAAAAATACTATATATTAAATACTATACTATAAAAGGGAATCGGTCGGTGGTCACTGGTCAGATATGTACTGAGCATCACTATAATGGGAGGCattagatcagtggtgtgatgagcTTCACGGCAGCAGGAACTGAGTCTGTTAGTGTTCTCGGGTTTGAGaatgagacagggagagagaaactaAATCCTACTAGTGTAAGGGCCGCTCACATGTAGTGAAATTAAAAGAGTTAGCTTAAAATGACCATTGATAAATTCAACATAAGACCTTGCTGTTGCTGACACAAATACAGTTGAGCTACAGTTAGAGATGTAAGAGTGTTTCTACCCTACTACATTTATCTGAACTCAATCCTACAGTAAGTAGAAACACGCACACATGTAGGTTTTGTATGAAGTCCAGAGTTCACAACAGAAAATCCAGATTTCTTAAGTCAAACTCAAAGGTTCATTGTTTGAGTGATTTAATAGCAGCACATGTTCATAACAGAAGCGTGTTTCTAACATACATGTAAAGTTCAGTATAAATACCACAAATAACATTCCCTTCAGTCAAAACATGACACACCCGTTACACCACCCTGGAAATAAACCTGAATAGCACTGATCTCAGAACAGATAATACAGGCGTGGCACAGATACCTTAATGAACATCAACTGTATAACACATTGTTTATAATGACATAGGTTTGTCTCAATTACTAATGCAGGATTAAATGTTTGATAAAAGCAAAGTGAATCTGGTAGTTTGTCTGTTGTGTTTCTTTCTTTTGGTCTTCTGCTTCTCAGTAACAGATATGAACTTTTACTGATCAATATTGATAAGTTTTAGGATGATGTGATAAATGAAACTCTTATAGTACAGACTGTGATGATTTAAACCTCTCTGTGATCTTACACGAGACCTGAAGAGATCAAAAATCAATCACTTCAATCATTGAACACATTCACATTTATAACATTCAACAAACACAAATCATTTGTATTGATCTGTATTCAGTCAAGAGAGGTAAATTAAGTATTTTTGTTTCTAAGTGCAGGTTAGTTTTGAATGTTTGGCACATTGTTTGTCTGAGGTAGATTTTCTGACACACAGTTTATAAACATCAGCATTACATCTCTTTTTAGTTTATCTTTTtcttatgtgtaattttatgttgATAAATTCTCAGTACATTTGTAactttttttcagttttgttgATTTGTCTAAAGCATGAATGACAGAAAACAACACAACTTTAACTAAAGTATAACTTTATCCAGTGTGAGAAGAGTTCACTGATTTTatgtgcactcattactctgtCAGCGCCATGGAAACTAAGAAAGGCAGGGGCGTGGCCAATGACATCACCACAGCAGATTATAGCTGGTGTTGTAACAGTGTAGCACCGCCCTGTTCACCTGACCCAGCTAAagattagagagagagagagagagagagagagagagagagagaaggaaaaGGAGGAGTTGAAGGTTTGCGTAATCAGACACTTACAGGTGAATCTGTTGACGGTGAGGGAGCGGTGATCAGACCTGCATATGAACTAAAACTTTCTCCAGGAGAAACGCAAACCTTACAGACTTCACAGAAGGAAGTTTTTATGCTTTCACAATCTAGAAAAATTTGGGATTCTTTAAAGGAAACTTCTGGATCTTTTCATAAATGAATGAGAGACGTGCAGAGTGAGTTTCTGGATCTTAACCACACAGAGAGCAGTGATTTTAAACTCGGATAAACTCACAAAAGGTTCTGCTCATTTGTGTTTGGATCACTTGTTTAACTAAAGGAGTGGATTAACGTCGAGGAACATGTTGCTGAAAAACTTTTCTGAGCTGTTAGCAACAAAGTAAATGTGTTTCCAAAGAGTTTAGAGGACAGCAGTCTCTTTCACAGAGTTATAACCGCACCTCcccgagtgagcgagcgagcaagagagagagagagaactcGGGGATTTTCACTGAAAAACCTTTTGTCTGTGAAACTAGAGTGCATGCAGGTGAATGGAAAGAAGCAGACGGTGGGTTTACCTGCTCAGCTCATGCATTTATTAGGTTTCACTTCATTGCATTGAAAATCCTACAGAAATATGGAGCATGAAGAAAAATCTCCAACCAGTTTACTTCACAGCAGACTCTCTTCAACGTTTATCAAATCTGACTCGCCACATTCAACTGTTCTTACATCATTCAGAACGCTGGCTGATGAAGATACATTTTCACATTCGGTTAACTACAGTGACCGCTTTGATGATGACGATGATGGTGTGAGCGATACGTTGAGATCTGGGAATGTTTTGTTGGAGTCTATAGAGAGAAAGGTCGACAGGTCATCGTGGATTGATAATACATCAGATCTGGTGCACGTAACCAGAGTGGAAACATATGTCGATGATGACGAGGAGATGATGAACACTAAAGACAGGTCAGATGAAGAATCGCTCGGCTGTAGGAATGATGAAGATCTAAATGGAAAGCAGTTGTCTGTTATTGCTCATGAAGTGACAGAGGAATTCAAAGCGCCCGTCTTCACAGCTGAGAGTCTTGTAGAGCGATCTCTCAGAGACACCTCGGTTCTCAGCAGGTCTTATGGAAGACTCAACAGGTTACTGAATCTCACGTCTTCAGATGAGTCCAGAAAAGATCTGAAATCTGACAGCTTTGAGACGGGTGAAGCTGACGTGAGCACAGAAACATTAACATCACACAGCCAAACAGAAAAGGACACCTCGAGTGGAGGTGAAGTTAAAGACTACAGCGGCTGGAGAAGAAGGACTCCTCTCTCGTTACCTTTACTCTCATCTGAATCAGAGACGACAGGTGAAGGTGTTTCATCTGTATCAGATGATCAAGATGGGAATGTCAAGACAGATCCAGGATCACCTTCAGATTCCCAAACAGGTCCAATCTCATCTATATCAGAGACAACAGGTGAAGGTGTTTCATTAATCTCAAATGATCAAGACGGGAATGTCAGGACAGATCCAGGATCACCATTAGATTCCCAAACAAGTCCAATCTCATCTATATCAGAGACGACAGGTATAGGTGTTTCATCAGTGTCAGATGATCAAGACGGGAATGTCAGGACAGATCCAGGATCACCATTAGATTCCCAAACAGGTCCAGCATCTCCAATCTCATCTATATCAGAGACAAGGGGTGAAGGTGTTTCATTAATGTCAGATGATCGAGAGTGGAATGTCAGGACAGATTCAGGATCACCTTCAGATTCCCAAACAGGTCCAATCTCATCTATATCAGAGACGACAGGTGAAGGTGTTTCATCAGTGTCAGATGATCAAGAGTGGAATGTCAGGACAGATTCAGGATCACTTTCAGATTCCCAAACAGGTCCAATCTCATCTATATCAGAGACGACAGGTGAAGGTGTTTCATTAATGTCAGATGATCAAGACAGGAATTTCAGGACAGATCCAGGATCACCATCAGATTCTCAAACAGGTCCAACATCTCCAATCTCATCTATATCAGAAACGACAAGTGAAGGTGTTTCATCAGTGTCAGAAGATCAAGGGGGGAATGTGGGAAAAGATCCAGGATCACCTTCAGATTCTCAAACAGGTCTAGCATCTCCAGTCTCATCAGTTTTGACCAAATCCGCTCTAGAGTATAAGAGAAAAGGTCTTTCAGAGACAGTTTTGGGACGATCCCAGACCCGCTCTGTGCCGAGCATCCTATCTGTTCCTACAAAAGACACTAAGCAGGACACCTCTGCAGGTGAGAGGACCACTGCAACCCCAAAAACAGCCTCGTACCAGGTGCCCGCCCTGTTCAGCGGCCTACGGGTTTTAAAGAAAGGAGCGACGGGAGACAGGAGAGAGAAGGTGTCGGAGATCAAACAGCGTGACGGGGATCGAGCGCTACTCAACCTCAAGCAACACGTCAACAAAGCCAAACTGGATCAATTCTCCACCAGCAGCGCATCAAAACCCAAAAATCAACCAAAATCTCTGTCTGAAGTCAACAGTCAGTTACAGAAACTGGTAAACGCTGAGGCGACCCAGAACAAAGAAAATCGGACAGGCCGAGAAGATGCCGTTGAGCCCAACGCTGGAAAAGATGAAGTAATGGTGAACAAAACAGACTCGCAAATAACCATAGAAAAAAAATCATCGCCTTTTGCAACAGATTCATCGTTTGATTCCTTGAAGTCCAAATTATTTGCCGGCAAACCAACGCTGGACCTGGAGGCTGTCAggcagaagaagaagaatgaaAAAGAGCTCCTTAGGTCCATCTTTGAGAGACAGCTGACAATCAAGACGACTGACATCAAGAGTCCAACCGAGGAGAAAGTATGTAAGACCACAGACGTGACGTGATATGTGTGACACATCATAATAACACATCACTCACTGACTTATGATAAAACTCAAACATCTCTCAATGTTTATCATTCGTACATCACAAGATGAATGCGTAGTATGAATCAGTACTAGTAATGAGGTAGTATGAATTACTAAAATAGTGGTCCAGAAGTACTTCTGTCAATGTTCTTGCAgtatcatctctctctctctcatgtgtTTTTGCTCAGTCTGAGGTCACATCTCCATCAGATGGTGAAGACAAAACCCCTGGACGTCTCCAGGCCGTCTGGCCTCCACCCAAacccaaggattcagaggagaAGGTGGGCCTGCGTTACACTGAAGCAGGTGAGCAGCTTTTGTTTTAAAGACCACAGAAACTTTCATTCAGGACAGAACGACACAAACAGGTTCATAACTCTTAATctaaacatgaacaaacaaacagcaGTTATTGAGGTTTCATGGGCTGTGTTTTAAACCACGTGCTGTACCCTAAATGATTTGCAGGATTACAGTTAGTGCTTCCTGTGTCTGATGTGCTATAAACAGCATCCATGCAtcagaaaatattttagtacaacacaattaaaaatgtgtttgtctgtaaGCAAACTAATGGTGACCGTGGCACAGAATGAAATATTTCATTATTGACCAGACTTGATGTGGTTCCATTAGTGAAGTGAATACTTGTAGAAGTCTGCAGTCTGTCTTTTCTTTGTTGTGTGTGATTGTGCAGCTCTGGATTGTGTTGTGTGTTATCATTTGACCACGAAGCACACAAAGCCAGTTAAACACCCTTAATGCTTTGACCGGCAACACAAAACCAGCCGCACTGGTACATCCAGCTCTGAAGATCTTatactaactaactaactaactaactaacttaAAGTCAACTCTATAGGGTTTAATCCACATCTGTACATGATGTAAAGCACACATTCATAGCTTACAGTCAGAAATACACAAACTGTGTGATAAAGATGAACGTAAAA
This is a stretch of genomic DNA from Misgurnus anguillicaudatus chromosome 7, ASM2758022v2, whole genome shotgun sequence. It encodes these proteins:
- the LOC129417852 gene encoding formin isoform X1 gives rise to the protein MEHEEKSPTSLLHSRLSSTFIKSDSPHSTVLTSFRTLADEDTFSHSVNYSDRFDDDDDGVSDTLRSGNVLLESIERKVDRSSWIDNTSDLVHVTRVETYVDDDEEMMNTKDRSDEESLGCRNDEDLNGKQLSVIAHEVTEEFKAPVFTAESLVERSLRDTSVLSRSYGRLNRLLNLTSSDESRKDLKSDSFETGEADVSTETLTSHSQTEKDTSSGGEVKDYSGWRRRTPLSLPLLSSESETTGEGVSSVSDDQDGNVKTDPGSPSDSQTGPISSISETTGEGVSLISNDQDGNVRTDPGSPLDSQTSPISSISETTGIGVSSVSDDQDGNVRTDPGSPLDSQTGPASPISSISETRGEGVSLMSDDREWNVRTDSGSPSDSQTGPISSISETTGEGVSSVSDDQEWNVRTDSGSLSDSQTGPISSISETTGEGVSLMSDDQDRNFRTDPGSPSDSQTGPTSPISSISETTSEGVSSVSEDQGGNVGKDPGSPSDSQTGLASPVSSVLTKSALEYKRKGLSETVLGRSQTRSVPSILSVPTKDTKQDTSAGERTTATPKTASYQVPALFSGLRVLKKGATGDRREKVSEIKQRDGDRALLNLKQHVNKAKLDQFSTSSASKPKNQPKSLSEVNSQLQKLVNAEATQNKENRTGREDAVEPNAGKDEVMVNKTDSQITIEKKSSPFATDSSFDSLKSKLFAGKPTLDLEAVRQKKKNEKELLRSIFERQLTIKTTDIKSPTEEKSEVTSPSDGEDKTPGRLQAVWPPPKPKDSEEKVGLRYTEAEHQAALLHLKRESKEDLEKLHADFELQIFQIRGEHAETVSRLEAVISRMQRERSYNIIQERGEMQEVAVSTEDDVPPKTFRNVCVQTDRETFVKSPDGDITKPTLNTSGSLPKKLDLDSITSSLGVSPGAPPPPPPLPGQPFAPPPPPPLPGQPFAPPPPPPLPGQPFAPPPPPPLPGLAPGPPPPPPLPGAPPPPPPPPGLPGAPPPPPPMPGMGAPPPPPAFGGFGFGMVADITPRKPALEPACPMKPLYWTRIQIQDNNNNTLWNALEEPDIVNTQEFEELFSKATVQAKKKPLSDKYEKKTKVKKLIKLLDGKRSQAVGILISSLHLEMKDIQQAVLTVDNSVVDLETIEALYENRAQADELQKIKKHYETSTEDEVKLLDKPEQFLYELSQIPDFASRAHCIIFRSVFIDSVSSVRRKVEIISTVCSALLDNDAVKNVIGLILAFGNYMNGGNRSRGQADGFGLEILPKLKDVKSRDNRISLVDYVVSYYLRNMDKDAGTDKSVFPLPEPQDLFHAAQVKFEDLSKDLRKLKKELTACEQEVQQVCENSSEEHLQPFKNKMEFFISTAQSDYTTEEKNLQAAQKSFQDMVTYFGLKPKAGEKEVSPNYIFMLWHEFCNDFKNTWNRENKIISKERLKEAQETIQKITADKKVETKKINENSLKERLRKKEAGVSS